A genomic segment from Drosophila willistoni isolate 14030-0811.24 chromosome 2L unlocalized genomic scaffold, UCI_dwil_1.1 Seg168, whole genome shotgun sequence encodes:
- the LOC6652176 gene encoding uncharacterized protein LOC6652176: MSYAAAVETSAPLPSEYNVKVTITPRVKKSPKSSQAQSKTKVQSQRIKPMDTRFSIFDVEQPKPHIILVDPKQFRPDQTMKLVTKKGRKPKKSKPNNQKKGRTSQLAAGASTHPPGKLTHKCIQINETPKESPTVKKKRLSASIVVSAPEIQLSEQPNNASHCIFPDDISYLGHHQQRLQLILERQIGSGSSISSPQIGSRALQPSRDKPRPMELVHLDMNKFRRLQLESAALLAQNRSMLCRWMHSDQLIS, encoded by the coding sequence GAAGGTGACGATAACACCGCGTGTGAAGAAATCTCCAAAGTCAAGTCAAGCCCAGTCTAAGACTAAGGTCCAAAGTCAGAGGATTAAGCCGATGGACACTAGATTTAGCATATTCGATGTGGAGCAACCAAAACCCCACATAATCCTGGTGGATCCCAAACAATTTCGCCCAGATCAAACAATGAAACTGGTGACAAAAAAGGGTCGCAAGCCCAAAAAGAGCAAGCCAAACAACCAGAAGAAGGGTAGGACAAGTCAGCTGGCAGCAGGTGCTTCAACCCATCCGCCTGGTAAACTAACTCATAAGTGCATACAAATAAATGAGACTCCAAAGGAATCCCCGACAGTAAAGAAGAAAAGATTATCGGCTTCTATTGTTGTCTCTGCACCTGAAATACAACTTTCCGAGCAGCCGAACAATGCCTCGCATTGCATTTTTCCAGATGACATAAGTTATTTAGGCCATCATCAGCAACGCTTACAGCTCATCTTGGAACGACAAATTGGTAGCGGCAGCTCCATATCCAGCCCCCAAATAGGGTCCAGGGCACTTCAACCCTCCAGGGACAAACCTCGTCCGATGGAATTGGTACACCTCGATATGAACAAATTTAGGCGCTTGCAACTGGAGTCTGCTGCCCTTTTGGCACAGAATCGCTCAATGCTATGTCGATGGATGCATTCCGATCAACTAATTTCTTAG